Proteins encoded together in one Telopea speciosissima isolate NSW1024214 ecotype Mountain lineage chromosome 4, Tspe_v1, whole genome shotgun sequence window:
- the LOC122660426 gene encoding CSC1-like protein At4g35870, protein MDYVSSPSPSSNGDGDIDFDTEWYGNIQYLLNISALGAFCCVFIFIFVKLRSDHRRMPGPSALVTKLLAVWHATCREISCHCGADAAQFLLIEGGSCAILLSIAVFAVFLLLPLNLYAGTAAMDDQFSKTTITHIEKGSPLLWIHFVFVVIIVALVHLGISSIEERLKATRFRDGNGNPSDPNAYSVSIFTIMVQGIPKNLAADKTPLEEYFQHRYPGMVYRIIVPMDLCALDDLITDLVKVRSDISWLVARIDSQLLSSENHDSENGGKTSEGLWGWLQNLWRRVKDLWVRIVSRLDFTDEEKLKKLQDLRAVLETELIAYKEGRAQGAGIAFVIFKDVYTANKAVQDFRIKKKRRPIEKIFSVMELQLERIRWKVERAPPAADIYWNHLGSTKFLLRLRRAFVNTCLILMLLFFSSPLAVISAVQSAARIINAEAMDHAQLWWVWFQSSSWAATIILQFLPNVLIFVSMYIVIPSVLSYLSKFERHLTVSGEQRAALLKMVCFFLVNLILLRALVESSLESAILRMGRCYLDGEDCKRIEQYMSASFLSRSCLSSLAFLITSTFLGISYDLLAPIPWIKKHLQKFRKNDMLQLVPEQGDNYILGSQEIDSLRRPLMTERDFDTSMSNSGISHVSPLNGIVQGQDLSVYPINSSSPIRKQTFDFAQYYAFNLTIFALTMIYSSFAPLVVPVGAVYFGYRYFVDKYNFLFIYRVRGFPAGNDGKLMDTVLCIIRLCVDLFLLSMLLFFSVQGDSTKLQAIFTLGLLLVYNLLPLKSDGFQPSLLEGIETVNSIVDGPIDYEIFSQPKFDWDTDHV, encoded by the coding sequence ATGGATTACGtttcctctccttccccttcttccaACGGAGACGGCGATATCGACTTCGACACGGAGTGGTACGGTAACATACAGTACCTCTTGAACATATCGGCTTTAGGCGCCTTCTGCTGTGTGTTCATCTTTATCTTCGTCAAGCTCCGCAGTGATCACCGTCGTATGCCTGGCCCCTCCGCGCTTGTCACGAAGCTTCTTGCCGTATGGCACGCCACCTGTCGCGAGATTTCTTGTCACTGTGGCGCTGATGCTGCTCAATTCCTTCTCATTGAGGGCGGAAGCTGCGCAATTCTTCTGTCGATCGCTGTTTTCGctgtttttcttctcctccctctcaATCTCTATGCTGGGACTGCCGCCATGGATGATCAGTTCTCCAAAACAACCATCACTCACATTGAGAAAGGTTCGCCTCTGTTGTGGATTCATTTTGTGTTTGTGGTTATTATAGTTGCTTTGGTTCATCTTGGCATCTCCTCCATCGAAGAACGACTGAAAGCTACTAGGTTCAGGGATGGGAATGGAAATCCTAGTGATCCTAATGCGTACTCGGTCTCGATTTTCACCATTATGGTGCAGGGGATCCCTAAAAACCTAGCGGCTGATAAAACCCCTCTGGAGGAGTATTTTCAGCATAGGTATCCCGGGATGGTTTATAGGATTATCGTACCGATGGATTTGTGTGCTTTGGATGATTTAATTACTGACTTGGTGAAAGTTCGTAGTGATATTTCTTGGTTGGTAGCTCGAATTGACTCTCAACTTCTATCCAGTGAGAATCACGATAGTGAAAATGGGGGGAAAACTTCTGAGGGATTATGGGGCTGGCTTCAAAATCTGTGGAGAAGGGTTAAGGACCTTTGGGTTCGGATTGTCTCACGGTTGGATTTCACGGatgaagaaaaattaaaaaaactgcAGGATTTGAGGGCTGTTTTGGAGACTGAACTTATAGCTTACAAAGAAGGTCGAGCACAAGGTGCCGGGATTGCATTTGTGATATTCAAGGACGTCTACACAGCTAATAAGGCTGTACAGGATTTCCGaattaagaagaagaggaggccaaTAGAGAAAATTTTCTCCGTCATGGAGCTGCAGCTAGAGAGGATCCGATGGAAAGTTGAGCGAGCCCCTCCGGCAGCTGACATATACTGGAATCACTTGGGCTCTACGAAGTTCTTATTGAGACTGCGCAGAGCATTTGTGAACACATGCCTTATTTTGATGCTTTTGTTCTTTAGTTCTCCTCTCGCTGTGATCAGTGCTGTTCAGAGTGCAGCACGGATTATCAATGCAGAGGCAATGGACCATGCTCAATTGTGGTGGGTGTGGTTCCAGAGCTCAAGCTGGGCTGCAACTATAATTCTCCAATTTCTGCCCAATGTTCTTATATTTGTGAGCATGTATATAGTGATCCCATCTGTACTGTCCTATCTTTCAAAGTTTGAACGGCATCTCACTGTATCTGGAGAGCAAAGGGCTGCACTCTTGAAGATGGTTTGCTTCTTCTTGGTGAATCTTATTCTCCTTAGAGCTCTGGTTGAATCTTCCTTGGAGAGTGCAATCCTGCGTATGGGTCGGTGTTACTTGGATGGAGAAGATTGCAAAAGAATTGAGCAGTACATGAGTGCCTCTTTCTTGTCAAGGTCATGCCTTTCTTCGCTTGCATTTCTCATCACAAGCACTTTCTTGGGGATATCTTACGATCTATTGGCTCCAATCCCTTGGATCAAGAAACATTTGCAGAAGTTTCGGAAGAATGATATGCTTCAGCTGGTGCCAGAGCAGGGTGATAATTACATTTTAGGAAGCCAGGAAATAGATAGCCTAAGAAGGCCTCTGATGACTGAAAGAGACTTTGACACAAGTATGAGCAATAGTGGCATTTCACATGTTTCTCCATTAAATGGAATTGTACAGGGACAAGATCTTTCTGTCTATCCTATCAACAGCAGCTCACCTATTCGAAAACAAACATTTGATTTTGCTCAGTATTATGCATTCAATCTCACTATATTTGCGCTTACCATGATCTATTCTTCGTTTGCCCCGCTTGTGGTCCCTGTTGGTGCAGTATATTTTGGGTATAGATATTTTGTCGACAAGTACAACTTTCTATTTATATACAGAGTTCGTGGGTTCCCTGCAGGTAATGATGGGAAACTAATGGACACGGTATTGTGCATCATACGGTTGTGTGTAGACTTGTTCCTTCTCTCAATGCTATTGTTCTTCTCAGTTCAAGGGGATTCTACTAAGCTGCAGGCTATATTTACTCTGGGGTTGTTACTGGTGTATAATCTATTGCCTTTAAAGAGCGATGGCTTTCAGCCATCACTGTTGGAAGGCATCGAGACTGTGAATAGTATTGTTGACGGGCCTATTGATTATGAGATCTTCTCACAGCCCAAGTTTGACTGGGATACAGATCATGTATGA